In Candidatus Tanganyikabacteria bacterium, the genomic stretch TGAGCGGAGTTGTCCCAGTTCATGTTCGCCCACGGCACGCAGTACCGCGCCACCTTGAGGGTGCCGCTGCTGCCGGCCGTCGCGCCGGCGCCGGTCGTCGGATCGCTCGGCGTCGCGTCCGACCGGCTGGCCTCGTACTTGCCCGCGTAGAAGCCGCCGAACTGCTCCCGGGCCCAGTCGGTGTTCTCGGTCCCGGTGCTCGGCTGGGTGGCGACCCAGTAGCCCACCGGCTTGGTCGTGTTACTGCCGCCGCAGTTGGCCGGCACGATCAACTGGTACGCCGTGAAGACCGGGATCCACACGAAAGTGCTCTGCACCCCGCCCTTGGTGACGACGTAGTCGTGGTGCCTGGTCGGATCGCCCGTGTCGTCGGGCGCCAGGTTCGCCAGGATCTTCCGGTAGAAGCTGGTAGCCGCGCCGTTGTAGCCCAGGTTCGCCAGCGGGTCCTCGTCGCCGGCCAGCAGGCCCGCCACCAGGGTCTTGACCTGGTCGAACTCGGCCGCGGTCGCATTGGCCACCGGCGTGTACGTCCCGCCGGCCACCAGGGAGCCCACCAGCGAGGCCGCGCTGACCTGCTTGTCCGCCGCCAGATTGGCTTTCAAAGCCTGGATGGCCGCCAGCGCCGTCGTGGCCGTCCCGAGCTTCACCCCGCCGGCCGTGAGCGACGCCCAGGAGGTCCCGGTCCACCGCGCCAAAGTGCGTAAGCGCGCCGCGTTGCGCCCCACGGCGTTGCCCCCGAGGCCCTTGACCGCCTCCAGGAAGTACAGCGACCCCGAGGCCGGCGCGAAGGTCGGCCCGAAGGAGATCACGAAGTTCCCGGAGCCGTCGGTCAGCGCCGTCTTGACGGTGTTTCCCGCCCCGGGGTCGATCAAGGACACCGAGGCCGCCACCGCCACATCCCCCAGCGTCGCGCTGACCGACCGGCCGGCCGGGAGTGCCGCCAGGTCCACCTCGCCGACCAGGGCAGCAATGCCAAGCGCCGAGGGCGGCGGCCCCGCCAGCGAGGCGCAGCCCCCCAGGACTATGGCGCACGCGGGCAGAACCCGGGGCCGACCACGTACGCCAGAACTACGTAATGGCGTCGGCATGTCTAGCGGTCTCTTACCCAGGTCCCCGAGGTCGCCCTACTTCTGTCCCGACCGGCGGCGGTTTCGAGCAGCCGCGGGGTGATTGCCCGCTTGGTCGCGACACCAGTTGACATGGGCCACACCCTTGGTCCAAGATTCTAGTCATGAAAGTGTTCTCCGTCCACCAGGCCAAGGCGCAACTATCCAAGCTCCTGGCCCTCGTAGAGGGCGGAGAGGAAGTCGTCATAGCGCGCAACACGCACCCCGTGGTAAGGCTGGTGAAGTTCGAGGACCATACGCGCAGGCGCAGGTTCTTCCAGGACGAAGGCAAGCAGTGGATCGGCGAGAACTTCAACGAGCCGCTGCCGCCCGAGGTCTTGGATAGCTTCTTCAAGTGAACCTGCTGCTCGACTCCTGCACCCTGATCTGGCTGAGGACCTCGCGGGACCGGATCCCGGACGCCGTGCTAGCAGCGGTCGCAGATGGCGCCAATCGCGTGCTCGTCAGCGCCGCAACCGCCTGGGAGCTCGCGATCAAGCGGTCGCTCGGCCGCCTGGCACCCTCGTTCGAACCCGAGGAGGTGTTTCCCCGGATGCTCGCCGAGTCGGGGCTGGATGCCCTGCCCGTCACCCTGGAGCATGCCCTGAAGGTCTCCAGGCTCCCGCTGCATCACCGCGATCCGTTCGACCGCCTGCTGGTGACGCAGTGCCAGGTAGAAGGTCTCACGATGGTCACCCCGGATCCGTTGTTTGCACCATACGCCATTCCAGTCTTGTGGTGAGCCGCCGCGAGGCCTGGCACTCGGGAGAGCGGGTGGCGCCAGCGGAGTCCCGCGAAGCGAGCGAAGCCCCGATCCGTCGTGACCCACTCGCAGCCGATTCGATGGCCAACGCCGCGAGGAAAGCGTTGGGGACGTGGTAGCCGCGGCACCGCGCTGCCCGACAGAGCCCCAAGAGCGAGGCTCAGCCCCCGAGAACTATGGCGCACGCCGCCACGACCCGGCCCGGGCCACGTACGCTTGACCTACGTAGTTGCGCTGCCATGTCCAGCTTCCTCGTACCCGCGTATCTCGGGTTCCCCGAACCACCCTACGCCCGTTTACCGCCGTGCTGGATTTCAAGGCCCGCCCCGTTGACGCCGCAAGTCAGTGACCATATTCTAATGACCATGACCAAGAAGCTCAGGACCATTCCCGCCGGGGAGTTCAAGGCGAAGGTCCTCGCACTCCTCGACGAGGTGGCCGCGACCGGCCAGACCATCGTCGTCACCAAGCGCGGACGGGCTGTCGCGCAGGTTTCACC encodes the following:
- a CDS encoding type II toxin-antitoxin system prevent-host-death family antitoxin, whose protein sequence is MKVFSVHQAKAQLSKLLALVEGGEEVVIARNTHPVVRLVKFEDHTRRRRFFQDEGKQWIGENFNEPLPPEVLDSFFK
- a CDS encoding type II toxin-antitoxin system VapC family toxin — protein: MNLLLDSCTLIWLRTSRDRIPDAVLAAVADGANRVLVSAATAWELAIKRSLGRLAPSFEPEEVFPRMLAESGLDALPVTLEHALKVSRLPLHHRDPFDRLLVTQCQVEGLTMVTPDPLFAPYAIPVLW
- a CDS encoding type II toxin-antitoxin system prevent-host-death family antitoxin; translation: MTKKLRTIPAGEFKAKVLALLDEVAATGQTIVVTKRGRAVAQVSPVAEAPRGGLEGSIVYQGDVVSPVLPPLE